A genomic window from Thiomonas arsenitoxydans includes:
- a CDS encoding TRAP transporter large permease produces MTAFLIANIAPIMFAALVLFLLVGFPVAFSLAACGLLFGFIGVELGLMPQALLEAIPLRIIGIMQNDTLLAIPFFTFMGLLLERSGMAEDLLETIGQLFGPIRGGLAIAVIFVGALLAATTGVVAASVISMGLISLPIMLRYGYDRRLASGVIAASGTLAQIIPPSLVLIVMADQLGRSVGDMYKGAFIPGFALTGLYLAYVVGVTLIKPQWAPALPPEARTIREPNGDSGLRSLGILFGVVLISSIVLARNYSALLSWRAGHEVIAATDETIVVAMTFGVILSLVLSLLNRAFRLNLLSQMAERVTFALVPPLTLIFLVLGTIFLGVATPTEGGAMGAVGALIMAFSRKRLNIDLLKQALNTTTKLSTFVLFILIGSTVFNLVFQGLDGRVWVEHLLTSLPGGVLGFLIVVNILVFVLAFFLDFFELSFIIIPLLGPVAEKLGIDLIWFGVLLAVNMQTSFMHPPFGFALFYLRSVAAKDDYTDKETGKRIARVTTGQIYWGAVPFVLIQIIMVGLIIAFPGLVTSGLDHHAEVDINKVQIIGPSDDNSYESIAPPSFGASEAAPAEGGSAPAAVEEDPAAAVMRSLQAEPSASGAAK; encoded by the coding sequence ATGACCGCCTTTCTCATTGCGAATATCGCGCCCATCATGTTCGCGGCGCTGGTGCTGTTTTTGCTAGTCGGCTTTCCGGTGGCGTTCAGCCTGGCAGCCTGCGGCCTGCTGTTCGGTTTCATCGGCGTGGAACTCGGGCTGATGCCGCAGGCGCTGCTCGAAGCCATTCCGCTGCGCATCATCGGCATCATGCAGAACGACACCCTGCTGGCCATTCCCTTCTTCACCTTCATGGGCCTGCTGCTCGAGCGCAGCGGCATGGCCGAAGACTTGCTGGAAACCATCGGCCAGTTGTTCGGCCCGATTCGCGGCGGCCTGGCGATCGCGGTGATTTTTGTCGGTGCGCTGCTGGCGGCAACCACGGGCGTGGTGGCGGCTTCGGTGATTTCGATGGGCCTGATCTCGCTGCCCATCATGCTGCGTTACGGCTATGACCGCCGTCTGGCCTCGGGGGTGATCGCCGCTTCAGGCACGCTGGCGCAGATCATCCCGCCGTCGCTGGTGCTCATCGTCATGGCCGACCAGCTCGGCCGCAGCGTGGGCGATATGTACAAGGGCGCGTTCATCCCCGGATTCGCGCTCACGGGTTTATACCTCGCTTACGTCGTGGGCGTGACCTTGATTAAGCCGCAATGGGCCCCGGCGCTGCCACCCGAGGCCCGCACCATTCGCGAGCCCAACGGTGACAGTGGCCTGCGTTCGCTGGGCATTCTGTTCGGTGTGGTGTTGATTTCCAGCATCGTGCTGGCCCGCAACTACAGCGCCCTGCTGAGCTGGCGCGCGGGGCACGAAGTGATTGCTGCGACGGATGAAACCATCGTCGTGGCCATGACCTTCGGCGTGATTCTTTCGCTGGTGCTGTCGCTGCTCAACCGGGCCTTCCGACTCAATCTGTTGTCGCAGATGGCCGAACGCGTGACTTTTGCTCTGGTGCCGCCGCTCACGCTGATCTTCCTCGTGCTGGGCACCATTTTCCTGGGCGTGGCCACGCCGACCGAAGGCGGCGCGATGGGCGCCGTGGGCGCGCTGATCATGGCGTTTAGTCGCAAGCGGCTCAATATCGATCTGCTCAAGCAGGCGCTCAACACCACGACCAAGCTCTCCACCTTCGTGTTGTTCATTCTCATCGGCTCCACGGTGTTCAACCTGGTGTTCCAGGGACTCGATGGCCGCGTCTGGGTGGAGCATCTGCTCACCAGCCTGCCAGGCGGTGTGCTGGGCTTCCTCATCGTCGTGAACATTCTGGTGTTCGTATTGGCCTTTTTCCTCGACTTTTTCGAGCTGTCGTTCATCATCATTCCGCTGCTCGGGCCGGTGGCGGAGAAGCTGGGCATCGACCTGATTTGGTTCGGCGTGCTGCTGGCGGTGAATATGCAGACCTCGTTCATGCACCCGCCCTTCGGGTTTGCGCTGTTCTACCTGCGCAGCGTCGCGGCCAAGGACGACTACACCGACAAGGAGACCGGCAAGCGCATCGCCCGCGTGACCACTGGGCAGATCTACTGGGGTGCGGTGCCTTTCGTGCTGATCCAGATCATCATGGTTGGCCTGATCATTGCCTTCCCGGGTCTGGTCACCAGCGGCCTGGACCATCATGCTGAAGTCGATATCAACAAGGTGCAGATCATTGGGCCGTCTGATGACAACAGCTATGAGTCCATCGCCCCACCGAGCTTTGGTGCATCAGAAGCTGCCCCGGCCGAAGGTGGCAGTGCACCAGCCGCTGTAGAGGAAGACCCCGCCGCTGCGGTGATGCGCTCGCTGCAGGCCGAGCCATCGGCGAGTGGGGCAGCGAAATAG
- a CDS encoding TRAP transporter small permease subunit, with product MNALLALSCGIDWLNERVGRFALWLILASAIISALNAVVRKVFDYSSNAFLEIQWYLFAAVFLLAAGYTFLHNEHVRIDVLSSKLSPRGRNWIDIIGIVFFLFPFVVETVRLSLPTVINAIASGEMSSNAGGLIRWPVYILVPIGFSLLGLQGVSELIKRVAFLRGLIDDPLVKKNEKTAEEELAEFVLAQKTKEAQ from the coding sequence TTGAACGCCTTACTTGCCCTATCCTGCGGGATTGACTGGCTCAACGAGCGCGTGGGCCGCTTTGCCCTCTGGCTCATTCTTGCTTCGGCCATCATCAGCGCACTCAATGCGGTCGTACGCAAAGTCTTCGACTACAGCTCGAACGCCTTTCTGGAAATTCAGTGGTATCTGTTCGCCGCGGTGTTTCTCCTGGCGGCCGGATATACGTTTTTGCACAACGAGCATGTGCGCATCGACGTGCTCTCCAGCAAGCTCTCGCCGCGTGGGCGCAACTGGATCGACATCATCGGCATCGTGTTCTTTCTGTTTCCCTTCGTGGTTGAAACCGTGCGGCTTTCGCTGCCCACGGTGATCAACGCCATCGCCTCGGGCGAGATGTCGAGCAATGCCGGCGGGCTGATCCGCTGGCCGGTTTACATCCTCGTGCCCATTGGCTTCTCGCTGCTCGGGCTGCAGGGCGTGTCCGAGCTGATCAAGCGCGTGGCATTTTTGCGCGGGCTGATCGACGACCCGCTGGTAAAGAAAAACGAAAAAACGGCAGAAGAAGAACTGGCTGAATTTGTTCTGGCGCAAAAGACGAAAGAGGCCCAATAA
- the selD gene encoding selenide, water dikinase SelD: MNSAPNTPAATAAPRLTSLSHGGGCGCKIAPGVLSEILKKHAPLLPRPEALLVGNESADDAAVYLLNPEQALIATTDFFMPIVDDPFDFGRIAATNAISDIYAMGGTPIMALALVGMPIGVVPLDIVGDILRGGETVCAQAGIPIAGGHSIDSVEAIYGLVVMGLAHPSHIRRNDSARPGDVIVLGKPLGVGIQSAALKSDALDAAGYARMIANTTQLNTPGKKLALLPGVHALTDVTGFGLLGHLLEVCRGSGLRADVRFADVPLIEGVVELANAGHITGASRRNWASYGGEVALAADLPPLAQTLLTDPQTSGGLLVSCAPEQVDEVLRVFRNEGFAQAAIIGLLKAGTPGIDVRA, from the coding sequence ATGAACTCAGCTCCCAACACCCCTGCCGCAACCGCCGCCCCCCGCCTCACCTCGCTGTCGCATGGCGGCGGTTGTGGCTGCAAGATTGCGCCGGGCGTCCTGTCTGAAATCCTGAAAAAGCACGCGCCGCTACTGCCCAGGCCTGAGGCCCTGCTGGTCGGCAACGAGTCTGCGGATGATGCTGCGGTGTATCTGCTCAACCCCGAACAGGCGCTGATTGCCACGACCGATTTCTTCATGCCCATCGTGGACGATCCCTTCGACTTCGGACGGATCGCCGCGACCAACGCCATTTCCGACATCTACGCCATGGGCGGCACGCCCATCATGGCGCTGGCGCTCGTGGGCATGCCCATCGGCGTGGTGCCGCTGGATATCGTGGGGGACATTTTGCGGGGCGGTGAGACCGTTTGCGCGCAGGCCGGCATTCCCATTGCGGGGGGGCACAGCATCGATTCGGTCGAGGCCATTTACGGACTGGTGGTCATGGGTCTGGCGCACCCCAGCCACATCCGCCGCAACGACAGCGCCCGACCCGGCGACGTGATCGTGCTGGGCAAACCGCTGGGCGTGGGCATTCAGTCGGCTGCGCTCAAAAGCGATGCGCTCGATGCCGCGGGCTACGCGCGCATGATTGCCAACACCACGCAGCTCAACACCCCCGGCAAGAAGCTGGCCCTGCTGCCCGGCGTGCATGCCCTGACCGACGTCACTGGTTTCGGCCTGCTCGGCCATCTGCTGGAAGTCTGCCGCGGCTCGGGACTGCGGGCGGACGTGCGCTTCGCCGATGTGCCCCTCATCGAAGGCGTGGTGGAGTTGGCGAACGCCGGCCACATCACAGGCGCATCGCGCCGCAACTGGGCCAGTTATGGCGGCGAAGTCGCGCTTGCCGCCGATCTGCCGCCGCTGGCTCAAACGCTGCTCACCGATCCGCAGACCTCCGGCGGCCTGCTCGTGAGCTGCGCGCCGGAGCAGGTTGACGAGGTGCTGCGCGTCTTCCGCAACGAAGGCTTTGCCCAAGCCGCCATCATCGGCCTATTGAAAGCGGGCACTCCGGGCATTGACGTGCGCGCCTGA
- a CDS encoding LysR family transcriptional regulator — MRLTLRQMEVLVEIAHSRSATAAGDTLSMSQSAVSAALAELEAQLGERVFDRVGKRLVLNDSGRLLLPRAMAILDQTRGIEALFSAGAAALRIGASSTVGNAILPGIMAEFCREFPAAQFCLRVGNTQAIAEAVAQFEVDLGLVEGACHRDDLAIAPWLRDALVVVCAPDSPLAGREVSLDELRAARWLLREPGSGTRETVETLLLEHLHGFERAMVLGSSEAIRGAAIAGLGLTCIPRRLVRDALDHGHLVTVRSPLPPMHRTLYIVHHQKKTFSQPLQRFLQFCQNWQDDSFVSTPG; from the coding sequence ATGCGACTGACCCTGCGGCAAATGGAAGTGCTGGTGGAGATTGCGCACAGCCGCAGTGCCACCGCCGCGGGCGATACCCTGTCGATGTCGCAGTCCGCCGTCAGTGCGGCGCTGGCGGAACTGGAAGCGCAGCTCGGCGAGCGCGTCTTCGACCGGGTCGGCAAACGGCTGGTGCTCAATGACTCCGGCCGCCTGCTGTTGCCCCGCGCCATGGCCATCCTCGATCAGACCCGCGGCATCGAAGCGCTGTTCAGCGCGGGCGCAGCGGCGCTGCGCATCGGCGCGAGCAGCACCGTGGGCAACGCCATTCTGCCGGGCATCATGGCGGAGTTCTGCCGTGAGTTTCCTGCCGCGCAGTTCTGTCTGCGTGTGGGCAACACCCAGGCCATCGCCGAGGCCGTGGCGCAGTTCGAGGTCGATCTCGGGCTCGTCGAAGGCGCCTGTCACCGCGACGACCTGGCCATTGCACCGTGGCTGCGCGATGCGCTGGTCGTGGTTTGCGCCCCAGACAGTCCTCTGGCGGGCCGTGAGGTCAGTCTGGACGAGTTGCGCGCAGCCCGCTGGCTGCTGCGTGAGCCGGGTTCGGGTACCCGCGAAACCGTCGAAACCCTGCTGCTCGAACATTTGCACGGCTTCGAGCGGGCCATGGTGCTGGGTAGTTCGGAGGCCATACGCGGCGCGGCCATCGCCGGCCTGGGGCTGACCTGTATTCCCCGCCGATTGGTGCGCGATGCGCTGGATCACGGCCACCTCGTCACCGTGCGCAGCCCGCTGCCGCCCATGCACCGCACGCTCTACATCGTGCATCACCAGAAAAAGACCTTCTCCCAGCCGCTGCAACGCTTTTTGCAGTTCTGCCAGAACTGGCAGGACGATTCTTTTGTTTCTACTCCTGGCTGA
- the iscR gene encoding Fe-S cluster assembly transcriptional regulator IscR, whose translation MRLTTKGRFAVTAMIDVAMRQHLGPVTLAGISQRQHISLSYLEQLFGKLRRHELVDSVRGPGGGYTLSRKSEEISIADIIIAVDEPLDATQCGGKENCNGEDNGPCMTHDLWAQLNAKMVEFLDSVNLKGLVEQNLAKGVTVEEVAITRKPVSPLPVTAKPIKVKAPNSVFNLAQTLN comes from the coding sequence ATGCGACTGACCACCAAAGGACGTTTTGCCGTAACCGCGATGATCGACGTGGCCATGCGTCAACATCTCGGCCCCGTAACTCTGGCCGGCATCAGCCAGCGCCAGCATATTTCCCTTTCTTATCTGGAGCAGCTGTTCGGCAAACTGCGCCGTCATGAGCTGGTGGATTCCGTGCGCGGCCCCGGAGGCGGCTATACGCTTTCGCGCAAATCGGAAGAAATCAGCATTGCCGACATCATCATCGCCGTGGACGAACCTCTCGACGCCACTCAGTGCGGCGGCAAAGAAAATTGCAACGGCGAAGACAACGGCCCCTGCATGACGCACGACCTCTGGGCGCAGCTCAATGCCAAGATGGTGGAGTTTCTCGATTCGGTCAACCTCAAAGGGTTGGTCGAGCAGAACCTTGCCAAGGGGGTCACGGTGGAAGAAGTAGCCATCACCCGTAAACCCGTGTCTCCGCTGCCGGTGACGGCCAAGCCGATCAAGGTCAAGGCGCCGAACTCGGTGTTCAACCTCGCGCAGACTTTGAATTAA
- a CDS encoding IscS subfamily cysteine desulfurase: MSTTPHLPIYMDYAATTPVDPRVVDAMIPWLREHFGNPASRSHAWGWEAEAAVEKAREQVAALINADAKEIIWTSGATESNNLAIKGAAEFYQGKGKHIVTVKTEHKAVLDTVREMERRGFEATYLDVQPNGLLDLDVFKAALRPDTILVSVMLVNNEIGVIQDIPEIGRICRERGIIFHVDAAQATGKMVIDLQTWPVDLMSLASHKTYGPKGIGALYVRRKPRVRLIPQMHGGGHERGLRSGTLPTHQIVGMGEAFRIAKAELGASIERARMLQQRLLDGLKDIEEVYVNGDLERRVPHNLNISFNYVEGESLIMAIKGIAVSSGSACTSASLEPSYVLRALGRSDELAHSSLRMTIGRYTTEEEIDSAVRQLRESVAKLRDLSPLWDMYKEGIDISTIQWAAH, translated from the coding sequence ATGTCCACCACGCCTCATCTTCCGATTTACATGGACTACGCCGCAACCACGCCCGTGGACCCGCGGGTGGTCGATGCCATGATTCCCTGGCTGCGCGAGCATTTCGGCAACCCGGCGTCTCGTAGTCATGCCTGGGGCTGGGAGGCGGAGGCTGCGGTGGAAAAGGCTCGCGAGCAAGTGGCCGCGCTGATCAACGCCGACGCCAAGGAGATCATCTGGACGTCCGGTGCCACCGAGTCGAACAACCTCGCCATCAAGGGCGCTGCGGAGTTCTATCAGGGCAAGGGCAAGCACATCGTCACCGTCAAGACCGAGCACAAGGCGGTGCTCGATACCGTGCGCGAAATGGAGCGCCGGGGTTTTGAGGCCACCTATCTCGACGTGCAGCCCAACGGTCTGCTCGACCTCGACGTATTCAAGGCGGCGCTGCGACCTGACACCATTCTGGTTTCGGTCATGCTGGTCAACAACGAGATCGGCGTGATTCAGGACATTCCGGAAATCGGCCGCATCTGCCGCGAGCGCGGCATCATTTTTCATGTCGACGCGGCGCAGGCCACCGGCAAGATGGTGATCGATCTGCAGACCTGGCCGGTGGATCTGATGAGCCTGGCTTCGCACAAGACTTATGGCCCCAAGGGCATCGGTGCGTTGTATGTGCGGCGCAAGCCGCGGGTGCGGCTGATTCCGCAAATGCACGGCGGCGGACACGAGCGCGGCCTGCGCTCGGGCACGCTGCCTACGCATCAGATCGTGGGCATGGGCGAGGCGTTTCGCATCGCCAAGGCCGAACTCGGGGCCAGCATCGAGCGCGCCCGCATGTTGCAGCAGCGCCTGCTCGACGGCCTCAAGGACATCGAAGAGGTTTATGTGAACGGCGATTTGGAGCGCCGCGTGCCGCACAACCTCAACATCAGTTTCAACTACGTCGAGGGCGAATCGCTGATCATGGCGATCAAGGGCATTGCAGTATCCAGCGGCTCTGCCTGCACTTCCGCCAGCCTGGAGCCCTCATATGTGTTGCGCGCCCTGGGCCGCAGCGATGAGCTGGCGCATTCCTCGCTGCGCATGACCATCGGTCGTTACACGACCGAAGAGGAAATCGACTCCGCCGTGCGTCAGCTGCGCGAGAGCGTGGCCAAGCTGCGCGATCTCTCGCCCCTCTGGGACATGTACAAGGAAGGCATCGACATCAGCACCATCCAGTGGGCGGCGCACTGA
- the iscU gene encoding Fe-S cluster assembly scaffold IscU has protein sequence MAYSDKVVDHYENPRNVGSFSKDDPQVGTGMVGAPACGDVMKLQIRVNDQGVIEDARFKTYGCGSAIASSSLVTEWVKGKTLDQALEIRNSQIAEELALPPVKIHCSILAEDAIKAAVSDYQQRHGRTAGQALATEQAQAA, from the coding sequence ATGGCTTACAGTGACAAAGTGGTGGACCATTATGAAAACCCGCGTAACGTGGGCTCTTTTTCCAAGGACGACCCGCAGGTCGGCACCGGCATGGTGGGCGCTCCGGCGTGTGGCGATGTGATGAAGCTGCAGATCCGCGTCAACGATCAAGGCGTGATCGAAGATGCCCGCTTCAAAACCTACGGCTGCGGTTCGGCCATAGCCTCGTCTTCGCTGGTGACCGAGTGGGTCAAGGGCAAGACGCTCGATCAAGCGCTTGAAATTCGCAACAGCCAGATCGCCGAAGAACTGGCGCTGCCGCCGGTCAAGATTCATTGCTCCATCCTGGCCGAGGACGCCATCAAGGCCGCAGTGAGCGATTACCAGCAGCGTCATGGTCGTACTGCCGGGCAAGCGCTAGCCACTGAGCAGGCCCAGGCAGCCTGA
- the iscA gene encoding iron-sulfur cluster assembly protein IscA has translation MSVTLTERAAEQVQRHLAKRGAGLGVRLGIKTTGCSGMAYKLEFVDQASEEDQVFDSHGVKILVDPKSLAYVDGTELDFVRQGLNEGFQFNNPNEKDRCGCGESFRV, from the coding sequence ATGTCAGTCACATTGACCGAGCGCGCGGCCGAGCAGGTGCAGCGCCATCTCGCCAAGCGGGGTGCGGGGCTGGGAGTGCGCCTGGGCATCAAGACCACCGGCTGCTCCGGCATGGCCTATAAGCTCGAATTCGTCGATCAAGCGTCTGAGGAAGATCAGGTGTTCGACAGCCACGGTGTCAAGATTCTGGTCGATCCCAAGAGCCTGGCCTACGTGGACGGCACCGAGCTTGATTTCGTGCGCCAGGGCTTGAACGAAGGCTTCCAGTTCAACAACCCCAACGAAAAAGATCGCTGCGGCTGCGGCGAGTCGTTCCGGGTTTGA
- the hscB gene encoding Fe-S protein assembly co-chaperone HscB, with protein sequence MDLAQSYFALFGLPETFSLDAAQLERARLAVQSQVHPDRFASGSDRDKRLAMQMAAQANAAYLTLKNPVQRASYLCERRGVAVQAENNTAMPTEFLMQQMQWREALDELREAADASGLETLRAEVQAQRAQRIEAIRQALDEQNAPQAAAEQVRALLFLDRFVEELRRTADSLPQPSA encoded by the coding sequence ATGGATCTCGCTCAGTCTTATTTCGCCCTGTTCGGCCTTCCCGAAACCTTTTCCCTCGACGCAGCGCAGTTGGAACGGGCGCGGCTCGCGGTGCAGTCGCAAGTGCATCCCGACCGATTCGCCTCCGGGTCGGATCGCGACAAGCGCTTGGCCATGCAGATGGCGGCGCAAGCCAACGCGGCCTACCTCACCCTCAAGAACCCGGTTCAGCGCGCGTCCTACCTGTGCGAGCGGCGTGGCGTGGCGGTGCAGGCAGAGAACAACACCGCCATGCCGACCGAATTTCTGATGCAGCAGATGCAATGGCGCGAAGCGCTCGATGAGTTGCGGGAAGCGGCCGATGCAAGCGGGCTTGAGACCTTGCGGGCCGAGGTGCAGGCGCAGCGCGCTCAGCGCATCGAAGCCATTCGTCAGGCGCTCGATGAACAGAACGCCCCTCAAGCGGCCGCCGAGCAGGTGCGCGCCCTGTTGTTTCTCGACCGTTTTGTCGAAGAGCTGCGGCGCACGGCCGATTCCTTGCCGCAGCCCTCCGCTTGA
- the hscA gene encoding Fe-S protein assembly chaperone HscA, with product MALLQISEPGQSPDPHQHRRAVGIDLGTTHSLVAAVLSGSPQCLPDAQGEVLLPSVVHYHADGRAEVGLRAREEQALDPANTLVSVKRYMGRSPSDLPPTALAHYRINHDARMVRFQTAAGEMTPVQVSADILRVLRWRAEDTLGGELVGAVITVPAYFDDAQRQATKDAAQLAGLHVLRLINEPTAAALAYGLDHGAEGLYVIYDLGGGTFDLSVLRLSKGVFEVVATSGDTALGGDDFDQRIEALMRQQAGNPELSASLQRRWRMAARQAKEALSAASSVEYTVALADGASHTGTLQRDDFEQASADLVKRTLALLRRALSDAQVSASDVQGVVLVGGATRMPMIRQAVARVMGKAPLTDLNPDEVVALGAAIQANALAGNAGADDVLLLDVIPLSLGVETMGGLVEHILPRNSTIPQARAQDFTTFRDGQTAMAIHVVQGERELVSDCRSLARFELRGIPPMVAGAARIRVTFAVDADGLLEVSAQELTTGVQAQVQVKPAYGLDDAQIAQMLHDSVAHAQDDRDARMLQEARVDAQALLAATRNAMQLDRDLLSEQEVAQIHTDMAALAQAEQGGDIDQICLATEALTRQTDAFAERRMNRSIQRALAGQSVDQIAQLTDTPSSTAS from the coding sequence ATGGCCCTGTTGCAAATCTCCGAACCCGGACAATCGCCCGACCCGCACCAGCACCGACGTGCCGTGGGCATTGATCTGGGCACCACGCATTCGCTCGTCGCCGCCGTGCTCAGCGGCTCACCGCAATGTCTGCCTGATGCGCAGGGAGAGGTGCTGCTGCCCTCCGTGGTGCACTACCACGCTGATGGCCGCGCCGAAGTGGGCCTGCGCGCGCGTGAAGAGCAGGCGCTCGATCCGGCCAATACCCTCGTTTCGGTCAAACGCTATATGGGTCGCAGCCCGAGCGATCTGCCGCCGACGGCGCTCGCGCATTACCGCATCAATCACGATGCGCGCATGGTCCGATTCCAGACCGCCGCTGGCGAGATGACGCCGGTTCAAGTCTCGGCCGACATCCTGCGCGTGCTGCGCTGGCGTGCTGAAGACACGCTGGGCGGCGAGCTGGTCGGTGCGGTGATCACCGTGCCCGCCTACTTCGACGATGCCCAGCGTCAGGCGACCAAAGACGCCGCGCAACTCGCGGGTTTGCATGTGCTGCGCCTTATCAACGAACCCACGGCCGCGGCGCTGGCCTACGGCCTCGATCATGGCGCCGAAGGTCTGTATGTCATTTACGACCTGGGCGGAGGTACCTTCGATCTTTCCGTGCTGCGGCTGAGCAAAGGAGTGTTCGAAGTGGTCGCCACCAGCGGCGACACAGCGCTGGGCGGTGACGATTTCGACCAGCGCATCGAGGCGCTGATGCGGCAGCAGGCCGGCAATCCCGAGCTGTCAGCCAGCCTGCAACGGCGGTGGCGCATGGCCGCACGCCAAGCCAAAGAAGCGCTGAGCGCGGCCAGCTCGGTGGAATACACCGTGGCACTGGCCGATGGGGCCTCTCACACCGGCACTTTGCAGCGCGACGATTTCGAGCAGGCCAGCGCCGATCTGGTGAAACGCACCCTTGCGCTGTTGCGCCGCGCTTTGAGCGATGCGCAGGTCAGTGCCTCAGACGTGCAGGGCGTGGTGCTCGTGGGCGGCGCCACGCGCATGCCCATGATTCGCCAGGCGGTTGCGCGCGTCATGGGCAAGGCGCCGCTCACCGATCTCAATCCTGACGAAGTGGTGGCGCTGGGCGCAGCCATTCAGGCCAACGCGCTGGCGGGCAATGCCGGGGCCGACGATGTATTGCTGCTCGATGTCATTCCCCTGTCGCTGGGCGTCGAAACCATGGGCGGGCTGGTCGAGCACATTCTGCCGCGCAACAGCACCATTCCTCAGGCGCGAGCGCAAGACTTCACCACCTTCCGCGACGGGCAGACCGCCATGGCCATTCATGTGGTGCAGGGCGAGCGCGAACTGGTGAGCGACTGTCGTTCGCTGGCGCGCTTCGAGCTGCGCGGCATTCCGCCCATGGTGGCGGGCGCCGCGCGTATCCGCGTGACCTTCGCCGTCGACGCCGACGGTCTGCTCGAAGTCAGCGCGCAAGAGCTGACCACCGGCGTGCAGGCCCAGGTGCAGGTCAAACCGGCTTACGGCCTGGACGACGCGCAAATAGCGCAGATGCTGCACGACAGCGTGGCCCACGCCCAAGATGACCGCGACGCCCGCATGCTGCAGGAAGCGCGGGTGGACGCTCAGGCCCTGCTGGCCGCCACACGCAACGCCATGCAGCTCGACCGCGATCTGCTGAGCGAGCAGGAAGTCGCGCAGATTCACACGGACATGGCCGCGCTGGCGCAGGCCGAACAAGGCGGCGACATCGATCAGATCTGCCTCGCCACCGAGGCGCTGACGCGGCAGACCGATGCGTTTGCCGAGCGGCGCATGAACCGCAGCATTCAACGCGCGCTGGCGGGTCAATCCGTCGATCAGATCGCGCAGCTCACCGACACGCCGTCCAGCACGGCGTCCTGA
- the fdx gene encoding ISC system 2Fe-2S type ferredoxin, whose product MPIITVLPHPEYCPQGKQVSAGRGTSICEALLENGVPIEHACDMQCACTTCHVVVRKGYDSLGELDESEEDLLDRAWGLEPTSRLSCQAILADEDVTIEIPKYSINHAKEHG is encoded by the coding sequence ATGCCCATCATCACGGTTCTGCCGCATCCCGAATACTGCCCGCAAGGCAAACAAGTCAGCGCCGGGCGCGGCACCTCGATTTGCGAGGCCCTGCTGGAAAACGGCGTGCCCATCGAACACGCCTGCGACATGCAATGCGCCTGCACCACCTGTCATGTGGTGGTGCGCAAGGGCTATGACAGCCTGGGTGAACTCGACGAAAGCGAAGAAGATCTGCTCGACCGCGCCTGGGGACTGGAGCCCACCTCGCGTCTATCCTGCCAGGCCATTCTGGCTGACGAAGACGTGACCATCGAGATTCCGAAATACTCGATCAACCACGCCAAGGAACACGGCTGA